One Serpentinicella alkaliphila DNA segment encodes these proteins:
- a CDS encoding rod-binding protein, with product MKINEMFGQHIIKEPTDKLNREIKSDDEKKMMQACKDFEAIFVNLMLKQMRSTISHSDLVEKSYAREIFESMQDEKLAEEMTKGQGVGLAQQLYKQLSRNMRKE from the coding sequence ATGAAAATAAATGAAATGTTTGGACAACATATAATTAAAGAGCCTACTGATAAGCTTAATCGTGAAATTAAGTCTGATGATGAGAAGAAGATGATGCAGGCTTGTAAAGATTTTGAGGCAATTTTTGTAAACCTCATGTTGAAACAAATGCGTAGTACTATTTCTCACAGTGATTTAGTTGAAAAAAGCTATGCTAGAGAAATATTTGAGTCAATGCAGGACGAAAAGCTAGCAGAAGAAATGACTAAAGGGCAAGGCGTAGGTCTAGCCCAACAGTTATATAAACAGCTTTCCAGGAATATGAGAAAGGAGTAG
- the fabZ gene encoding 3-hydroxyacyl-ACP dehydratase FabZ: MELNNIEIQKRIPHRYPFLLVDKIIELEPGKRAVGIKNVTFNEPFFQGHFPGNPIMPGVLMTEALAQVAGVCCMELEENRGKLGVFVGIDNCKFRRQVVPGDVLRLEIEMISLRRGIGKAEVKATVDNELACSATLSFALINPNQ, from the coding sequence ATGGAATTGAATAATATAGAAATACAAAAAAGAATTCCTCATAGATATCCTTTTTTGTTAGTTGATAAAATAATTGAATTAGAACCGGGAAAAAGAGCAGTTGGAATTAAAAATGTTACTTTTAACGAACCTTTTTTTCAAGGCCACTTTCCAGGAAATCCTATAATGCCAGGAGTTTTAATGACTGAGGCCTTAGCTCAAGTTGCAGGAGTATGTTGTATGGAGCTAGAAGAAAATAGAGGTAAGCTTGGGGTATTTGTTGGAATCGATAACTGTAAATTTAGAAGACAAGTTGTACCAGGTGATGTATTGAGACTTGAAATCGAAATGATATCCTTAAGAAGAGGCATCGGAAAGGCAGAAGTGAAAGCGACTGTAGATAACGAATTAGCTTGTT